A segment of the Deltaproteobacteria bacterium genome:
AAATAAAGTTGGAATTGGAAAAGCGCAACTTGCACAACGAACCAGTGGGCGTCGACGTGATCGAGATGCCGGTGCTGTTCGCGCTGCAAGCGCAAGGCATTAAGGTCATCGACGGCCAGCAGTTGATGCACGAAGTGCGAAAGATCAAGACACAGGACGAAATCACGCTGCTTAACACCGCCACCATGATGGTCGATGCCGCCTACGAAGAGCTGTATCAATTCATGAAACCCGGCGTGCGCGAAAACGAATGCGTCGGTGTGGTCAGCAAGACACTTTACGATTTGGGCTCGGAGCACGTCGAAGGCGTCAACGCGATCTCCGGCGAGCGCTGCAGTCCGCATCCTCATGTCTACACCGATCGCGTGCTCCGCCCCGGCGATCCGGCGTTCTTCGACATACTACACAGCTACAACGGCTACCGCACTTGCTACTATCGCACCTTTGCCGTGGGCAGCGCGTCGCCGGCAATGGTCGATGCTTACAAACGCAGCCGCGACTACATGGACGCGGCGATCAGCATCGTCAAGCCGGGTATCACCACCGCCGATGTCGTGAAGCTCTGGCCCAAAGCAGAAGAATTCGGCTTTGCCAATGAAGAAGCGGCGTTTGCGCTGCAATACGGCCACGGCGTCGGTCTCTCGATCTGGGAGAAACCGATCTTTAGCCGCCTGGTTTCACTCGATCATCCCGAGGTCATCGAGGAAGGTATGGTCTTCGCGCTGGAAACCTACTGGCCGGCGTCCGATGGCTGGTCGGCGGCACGATTGGAAGAAGAGGTCGTTGTGACGAAGGATGGCTGCGAAGTGATCACGCGCTTTCCGTCGGAAAAGTTGTTGGTGGCGGGAACGCATTATTTCACGGCGGGCGGCGAATTACCGAGTACGCGTGAAACGCAATCCAACTTGAACAACCCAGGAGCGCTGGACAGAGTGAAGGGCTAAGACGCTCAAATATTTCAAAGCGGACCATGGCAACCAATGTAATCATGCCCGCGCTCGGGGTGGCGCAGCAGACTGGCACACTTCTCAAGTGGCTTAAAGCCGAAGGTCAGAAGGTGACCAAAGGCGAGCCGTTGATGGAGATCGAAACCGACAAAGCGACCGTCGAGATCGAAGCAGCGGGATCCGGAGTTTTGTCGAATCTGACTGCGAAGCCGGGCGATCAAGTGCCGGTGGGGCAGACGATTGCGCTCATATTGGCGCCGGGGGAGACGGCGAGCTCTGCCGTGGCGCGCCCTCACCCTAACCCCCTTCCACAGAGCTCAGGACAGGCTCTCCCAGAGGGCGAGGGAACAAAACCAGCTCCAGTTTTCGAAGTGGCAGCCACTCCTATCTCACTCCCTCTCCCTCTGGGAGAGGGCGCATCAGTAGCGCTATCCAACGCTTCTAGCACAATCACTGGCCGGGTTCTCGCCTCGCCCAAAGCCAAACGCATCGCGAAAGAACAGGGAATCGACCTGAAGACGCTCCGCGGCAGCGGCCCCGCAGGCAGCGTGCTCGCCGCAGACGTGCTGCGTGCGCCGGCTGAATCAATTGACGCATCACCGACTCTAGCTACACAGATAGAGCCAAAGCTTATCCCCCTCACCCCGATGCGCCGCATCGTCGGACAGCGCATGACCCAGAGTAAACAAAGTGCGCCGCATTTTTACATCAGCATGGACATCGACATGACGGCGGTGGGCAAACTGAGAGGCGAAGGGAAAGAGCGCGGCGATGCAGTCATTCCCTCGATCAATGATTTCATTCTGCAAAGCTGCGCGCGTGCGCTGCAAGATTTTCCTGGGCTCAATTCGAGCTTCACCGAACAAGGAATCAAACAGCACGCCGACATCAATCTCGGCGTCGCGGTTGCCCTCGACGAAGGCCTGGTGGTGCCGGTGATTCGCAACGCCGATAGACTGAGCCTCTTGGAGTTAGCGCGGCAAAGCCGGCAGCTCGCTGAAAAGGCGCAAACGAAAAAACTTTTTCCACTCGATTATGAAGGGGGCACGTTCACCGTCTCCAACCTGGGCATGCTCGGCGTTGACTGTTTCACGGCGATCATCAATCCACCGCAGTGCGCGATTCTCGCCGTCGGCCGAGTGGCGCCGCGGGTGATTGCGGAGGACGGCATGTTTGCCATCAAGTCCATGGTGACGGCGACCCTCTCGGCTGATCATCGTGTGATCGACGGCGCGCTTGCCGCTCGCTTCTTACAGACGGTGAAGAGCTACTTAGAAACTGGAGCCATATGAAATCGTGCATTCGAAAGGAGCGTGCCATGAAGAAAATCGGCTTCTTGCTGCTAGCGTTTTGGTTGTCCTCCGCTCTCTCGCCTGCTTACGGACAAAAGGTTGAGCGGCTCAATTTCGTCGGCGGCCCGCCCGCCGGTGTGTTCGGCATCTTCGCCACCGGCATCGGCACCTATTTGTCGAGAACCGTGCCGAACCTAGACGTATCGATTACCGCGACGGGCGGCTCGGTGGAAAATCTGCGCCGGGTAAACAGCGCTGAGGCGGAGATGGGTTTGTCGTTTGCCTCCGACATTCATGAAGCGTTCTTTGGCCAAGAGCAGTTCAAAGGCAAACCGCTCAATAATATCCGCGCCGTTGGCCTGGTGTTTTTCGGTGTGGCCCACGCAATCACCTTTGCCGACAGCGGCATCCGCACCGCCGACGACTTGGCTGGCAAGCGCGTCGCCGTTGGCACGCCGGGTTCGGGAACCTTTGCCAGCGCCGAACGAGTTTTTCGTTCCCTGGGCATCTGGGACAAGCTCAATCGCATTCCTTTGCTCGGCGCCCAGGCCGGCGAAGCGCTGAGCGACGGCAAGGCCGACGCATTTTTCTGGACCGGTCCTGAGCCCGATCGGGTGACCATGGAAGCGGCAACCAAAAAGCCGATTCGTGCCATCGATATTTACACGCCGGCAACCAAGACTGATTTCTTTAAACAGTTTCCTTACTTCGCACGCTATGTCTTTGCCGCCAATTCCTACAAAGGCATCACCGAGGACACGCCAACCCTCGGCATACCGGTGATCTGGTACGTGCACAAGGACCTGGCGCCGGCACTGGTGCAGAAGATCACCGAAGCGGCCTATAACAAAGACGGCAACGCCCATATGCTCAAAGTGCATGCTGGCTCCAAGGACATGACCGCGCAGCGGGCGCTGCAAGGCGTGACCATCTCGTTGCACAAAGGCGCAGAGGATCATTGGCGCGCCGCCGGCATTCAAATCTCCGATGCGCTCCGCGCTAAATAATCTCCCTCATGTCGGAAGCCAACGCCGAAAAGCCGACGCTGCTGCGTGCCCTCGGCGGTCCTTGGGACCGCGCGCTGAAGCTCATCATGGGAGCGACCGCGCTGTATTACGTCTGGGCGTCCACCATCGGCGTCGTCTCGCTGCAGTACTATCGCGGCATCGCGGTGCTCTACAGCCTGGTGATTCCACTCTTACTTTACAAAGGCTGGCAAAGGGCGCCGGCGGCGCGGCCGGCATTTACTGATTTGCTGCTGGCCGCCGGGGCCACAATCAGCGTGATCTATTGGATGGCCGAGCATGAAGCGATGGCCTACCGCGCCGGCGATTACACATCGCTCGACGTTGCGATGGGCGCCGTCGCGCTGGTCATCGCCATCGAAGCAGCGCGCCGGGTGCTCGGCTGGGACATGGCACTGTGCGCCATCGTGCCAATCGCCTACGCGCTGTTCGGCAGTTACCTGCCCTACATCGTCGGCCACCGCGGCTATTCGATGCGCCGCGTGATCGAATATGTTTATCTCACCTCCGACGGCATCTTCGGCATCATGGCCCAGGTCTTGGCCGAATACATCATTCCGTTCGTCGCCTTCGGCGCATTCCTGGAGCGCGCCGGCGTGGCGCAATTTTTCGTCGACATCTCGCTTGCCAGCCTCGGCCGTGTCGCGGGCGGGCCGGCGCAGGCTTCGGTGGTTTCCAGCTTGCTCATGGGCACGATCAGCGGCAGCCCGATCGCCGAGACAGTCACCAAAGGCTCGATCACCATCCCGCTCATGAAGCGCGCCGGCTTCCCCGGCCACATCGCTGGCGCGGTGGAAGCCGCGGCATCTACCGGCGGCGCGATCATGCCGCCGGTCATGGGCGCCGGCGCGTTCATCATGTCGGAGATGACCGGCATTCCTTATCTGGAAATCATCAAAGTCGCGGCGATCCCCGGCATTCTTTATTTTCTCTCCGTTGGCGTGATGGTCTATTTCGAGTCGCGCAAGTTGGGCCTCAAGGGTTTTGCCAAGGAAGAGCTGCCGCGCACGGCGGAGGTTTGGCGCCGCGGCTGGTATTTGCTTTTGCCGATCGCCGTGTTGATCGCGGTGATGATCGCCGGCTACTCGCCCCAGTTGGCGGCGCTCTACGGCATGCTCTCAACCATCGCTGTCAGTTGGATCCGCCCAGAAACCCGCATGGGCCCGGCGCGAATCTGGCAGGCCCTGGTCAATGCCGGTAAGAACTGCGTGTTCGTCGCCGCCCTCACCGGTTGTGTCGGCGTCCTGATCGGTGTGCTCTCGCTGACGGGAATCATCATTCGTTTTCCCTACATGCTTATTGAGCTCGCCGGCCAAAGCGTTTTGATCACCATCGGCCTGATCGCGATCGCGACTTTTGTCCTGGGCTTGCCGCTGCCCATCACGGCGACCTATCTGGTGGTTGCCGTCGTCGCCGTGCCGGCGCTGCTAAAGCTCGGCGTGCCCATGCTATCGGCGCATCTGCTGATTTTTTGGCTTAGCCTCGACTCCAACATAACGCCGCCGGTGGCGATGGGGCCCTTTGCCGCCGCGGCCATCGCCCAGGCCGATCCGATGAAGACCGGCTGGAGCTGTTTTCGCTTCGCCAAGATTATCTACGTCATGCCGCTGCTGTTCGCCTACACGCATATTTTGCTTACCGGCACGCCGGGGCAAAACATCGCCGCCATCGCCTCGGCCGCCCTCGGCACGATCCTGTTTTCGATCGTCAGCACGGGTTTCTTTTACGTGAAAATAAGCTTGATCGAATGGCTGCTGTTGGCGGCCGCCACGGCACTGGCCTTTGTGCCATCGTTAATGACGGGTCTTAGCGCGTTGGCGATCTTCGCCGCTGTCTTCGTATGGCAACGAAAACGCGCGGCGAGTTTAAGCGCGGCCGCCCCACTTAGCGAAAGCGTCGCAAAATGAAGCCTCCTACCGGCCAGTCTCCCAATCGAGTGAACCGAGTTCGGAATTAACGCGGAACCCGGAACACGGAACTTTGAACCCAACCTATGGCCTATCAAGATTTGCAAGCATATCTGAAAGCTTTAGAATCCGCCGGCAAGCTGCACTGGATCGAGCAGCGCGTCGACCCGGCATGGGAAGTCTCGGCAATCACGCGGCACACCTTCGATAGCTACAGTTGGAACGACCGGCCGGCGTTGGGCTTTCGGCGCGTCGGCGATTGCCCAGTGCCGCTTGTCATCGGCGTTATCGGCGGCTCGCCGGCGATTTATGCGCACGCGCTCTCAACGACCGTGGAGAAAATTCCCGAGGTTTGGGAACAAGGTCAGCGCCGTCCCATCGATCCGGTGCTGGTAAAATCAGGGTTGTGCAAAGAAATCATTCTTCGCGGTGGCGATGTCGACGTGTTGTCATTGCCGCAAGTGGTCTGGACGCCGAGCCAAGATCCCGGTCCATATATTACGGCGCCGGTGGTTATCACAACCGACCTTGAAACCGGCCGGCGCAACGTCGGCACCTACCGCGTGCAGATGAAAGCGAAAACCCGAGTAGGCCTGTACGTCGGCGGCACGCAGCATGCGGCCAAACATATCCGGCAGTATGAAGCGGCAAAAAAGGACATGCCGGTCGCCATCGCCATCGGTATGGACCCGACCATCGTGCTTTGCTCGATCAGTAAATTCGCCTACGGCACCGACGAGTTGGCGGTTGCCGGGGGCTTGCGCGGCGAGGCCGTGCCTTTGGTGCAGTGCGAGACTGTCGATCTACAAGTGCCCGCTAATGCCGAGATCGTCATCGAAGGAGTTCTCCGCGCCGGCTACCGCGAACCAGAAGGCCCGTTCGGCGAATTCTCCGGCTACATGAGTCCGGGCGGCCAGCAGCCGGTAATCGACGTAACCTGCATCACGCGGCGCAAAACGCCGATCTTTCATTCGTTCCTGAGTCAGATGCCGCCGAGCGAATCGAGCTGCATCCGCAGTCTCAGCCGTTCGGCCGCGTTGTGCCACCACTTGCGCAACGTGCTTGGCCTGCCGGTCAAAGACGTTCACTTCACCGAAGCGTGCGGAGCGAGCGGCATGCTGGTGATCTCGATGACGAAAGAATATCCCGAGCAAGTCAAAGAGGTCGCTTGGGGTGCCTGGTCGCTGATGAACAAAGAAGGCAAGTTCACCGTGGTCGTCGACGACGACATCGACGTGCGCAACCCGTTTCAAGTCGAATGGGCCATGGGCTTTCGCGCCCAGCCGGCGCGCGACACTTTTATGGTCAGCGGCGTGGTTCCCTCCGGTGTCGATCCATCGACTGCCCCCGCCGATATCCCGCAGCACGACCCGCGGCGCCGCACCGGCAGCAAAATCTTGATCGATGCCACCCGCAAACATCCCTATCCACCCGCGGCGCGCGTGCCAAAAGAGTTCATCGAGCGGGCGAAGAAAAAGTGGGCCGAGTACGGTTTCAAACCATAAGCCGGCAAGCCGGCTGGCGGCCGCTAAACTCACATCCAAGATTTGGCTATATACTCGCGACCGCTGGTAGACCCCAAGAGAGGAAAAGAACATGAGCCAAGCCGGCATTGCCACGAAAGCCGCCAACCGTAAAGAATCTGATCTGGCCGCCACCATTCTGCGGGTGGCGTGGCTGGCGATCCTCCTGGGTGTCGGAATGGAGTTGCTGCTCCTGATCGTCGCCGCCTTTCGTAGCCAAATCCCGGGCATCGAGCCCATCATCGCGGGGCTGGTGCAAAAGGTCTCATGGTCGGGTCTGGTGTGCACCGGCCTGGCCTTTGGCAAGGCGGCTTCGAACAGCAATCCGGGCTGGATGGCGCTTGCCGGGCTATTCTCAGCTCCCACCGCGTTTAGTGTCGCGCGCGCCCTACACAAAAGCACGGCCCACGCGTTGAAAGCTGCCGAGGGTGGAGCCGCAGCGGCCTTCCCACTTTTGATCGCCGGTTTAAAGGGATTGGAGTACGCCGCCCTCGGACTGATTCTCGGCTGGGTCGGCAAACGTTTTGGACCGAGCTTGATGGCCTACGGCAGCACTGGCTTAGCGATCGGCGTCGTGTTTGGCACGCCCATCGCCGAACTCGCGACACCGGGCGGCTTTGGCTCGGCAAAGATCATCCCGGTGCTGGTCAACGAGGTCCTGTTTCCCGTCGGTTGCTCGCTCGCTCTCTATGCCGCCGAAGCCATCGGCAAGAAAGCCGCGGCGGCTCATGAGCCGCCCGACGACGATTAGCGAAAACGCTCCGCCGCTTCGGTCCAGCATTACTTTTTTCTATAATGTCCCATCATGTGGTCGTCTCGCTCGATCGGGCTAGCGCTGGCAGCCGTGGCACTGCTCGTCGCACCGGCGCTCTGGTTGTGGTCTATATCGGCTCCCGCGCCGGGTAGTGCACCGTTACAG
Coding sequences within it:
- a CDS encoding aminopeptidase P family protein, producing the protein MGLKTFGLMAVDWEERVNIERLRQERLARVKNALKRSELGSLLCFDMNNIRYITATHIGTWAMDKLVRFSLLPQDDEPILWDFGSAARHHQIYCPWLGERSRAGISTLRGATNPGSGLAEDVAKKIKLELEKRNLHNEPVGVDVIEMPVLFALQAQGIKVIDGQQLMHEVRKIKTQDEITLLNTATMMVDAAYEELYQFMKPGVRENECVGVVSKTLYDLGSEHVEGVNAISGERCSPHPHVYTDRVLRPGDPAFFDILHSYNGYRTCYYRTFAVGSASPAMVDAYKRSRDYMDAAISIVKPGITTADVVKLWPKAEEFGFANEEAAFALQYGHGVGLSIWEKPIFSRLVSLDHPEVIEEGMVFALETYWPASDGWSAARLEEEVVVTKDGCEVITRFPSEKLLVAGTHYFTAGGELPSTRETQSNLNNPGALDRVKG
- a CDS encoding 2-oxo acid dehydrogenase subunit E2, whose translation is MATNVIMPALGVAQQTGTLLKWLKAEGQKVTKGEPLMEIETDKATVEIEAAGSGVLSNLTAKPGDQVPVGQTIALILAPGETASSAVARPHPNPLPQSSGQALPEGEGTKPAPVFEVAATPISLPLPLGEGASVALSNASSTITGRVLASPKAKRIAKEQGIDLKTLRGSGPAGSVLAADVLRAPAESIDASPTLATQIEPKLIPLTPMRRIVGQRMTQSKQSAPHFYISMDIDMTAVGKLRGEGKERGDAVIPSINDFILQSCARALQDFPGLNSSFTEQGIKQHADINLGVAVALDEGLVVPVIRNADRLSLLELARQSRQLAEKAQTKKLFPLDYEGGTFTVSNLGMLGVDCFTAIINPPQCAILAVGRVAPRVIAEDGMFAIKSMVTATLSADHRVIDGALAARFLQTVKSYLETGAI
- a CDS encoding TAXI family TRAP transporter solute-binding subunit, with translation MKSCIRKERAMKKIGFLLLAFWLSSALSPAYGQKVERLNFVGGPPAGVFGIFATGIGTYLSRTVPNLDVSITATGGSVENLRRVNSAEAEMGLSFASDIHEAFFGQEQFKGKPLNNIRAVGLVFFGVAHAITFADSGIRTADDLAGKRVAVGTPGSGTFASAERVFRSLGIWDKLNRIPLLGAQAGEALSDGKADAFFWTGPEPDRVTMEAATKKPIRAIDIYTPATKTDFFKQFPYFARYVFAANSYKGITEDTPTLGIPVIWYVHKDLAPALVQKITEAAYNKDGNAHMLKVHAGSKDMTAQRALQGVTISLHKGAEDHWRAAGIQISDALRAK
- a CDS encoding TRAP transporter fused permease subunit, with product MSEANAEKPTLLRALGGPWDRALKLIMGATALYYVWASTIGVVSLQYYRGIAVLYSLVIPLLLYKGWQRAPAARPAFTDLLLAAGATISVIYWMAEHEAMAYRAGDYTSLDVAMGAVALVIAIEAARRVLGWDMALCAIVPIAYALFGSYLPYIVGHRGYSMRRVIEYVYLTSDGIFGIMAQVLAEYIIPFVAFGAFLERAGVAQFFVDISLASLGRVAGGPAQASVVSSLLMGTISGSPIAETVTKGSITIPLMKRAGFPGHIAGAVEAAASTGGAIMPPVMGAGAFIMSEMTGIPYLEIIKVAAIPGILYFLSVGVMVYFESRKLGLKGFAKEELPRTAEVWRRGWYLLLPIAVLIAVMIAGYSPQLAALYGMLSTIAVSWIRPETRMGPARIWQALVNAGKNCVFVAALTGCVGVLIGVLSLTGIIIRFPYMLIELAGQSVLITIGLIAIATFVLGLPLPITATYLVVAVVAVPALLKLGVPMLSAHLLIFWLSLDSNITPPVAMGPFAAAAIAQADPMKTGWSCFRFAKIIYVMPLLFAYTHILLTGTPGQNIAAIASAALGTILFSIVSTGFFYVKISLIEWLLLAAATALAFVPSLMTGLSALAIFAAVFVWQRKRAASLSAAAPLSESVAK
- a CDS encoding UbiD family decarboxylase, whose protein sequence is MAYQDLQAYLKALESAGKLHWIEQRVDPAWEVSAITRHTFDSYSWNDRPALGFRRVGDCPVPLVIGVIGGSPAIYAHALSTTVEKIPEVWEQGQRRPIDPVLVKSGLCKEIILRGGDVDVLSLPQVVWTPSQDPGPYITAPVVITTDLETGRRNVGTYRVQMKAKTRVGLYVGGTQHAAKHIRQYEAAKKDMPVAIAIGMDPTIVLCSISKFAYGTDELAVAGGLRGEAVPLVQCETVDLQVPANAEIVIEGVLRAGYREPEGPFGEFSGYMSPGGQQPVIDVTCITRRKTPIFHSFLSQMPPSESSCIRSLSRSAALCHHLRNVLGLPVKDVHFTEACGASGMLVISMTKEYPEQVKEVAWGAWSLMNKEGKFTVVVDDDIDVRNPFQVEWAMGFRAQPARDTFMVSGVVPSGVDPSTAPADIPQHDPRRRTGSKILIDATRKHPYPPAARVPKEFIERAKKKWAEYGFKP